The following DNA comes from Lynx canadensis isolate LIC74 chromosome C2, mLynCan4.pri.v2, whole genome shotgun sequence.
gctgttagattttgtatttgggctttttcttgtttcttgagataggcctggattgcaatgtattttcctctcaggactgccttcgctgcgtcccaaagcgtttggattgttgtattttcattttcgtttgtttccatatattttttgatttcttctctaattgcctggttgacccactcattcgttagtagggtgttctttaacctccatgcttttggaggttttccagactttttcctgtggttgatttcaagcttcatagcattgtggtctgaaagtatgcatggtataatttcaattcttgtaaacttatgaagggctgttttgtgacccagtatatgatctatcttggagaatgttccatgtgcactcgagaagaaagtatattctgttgctttgggatacagagttctaaatatatctgtcaagtccatctgatccaatgtatcattcagggccaacAAGGACCCTTGCTTAATGTCCTGGGCATTCAAAAGAGCTTTCGTactattcttgctttttttttttttttaatttttttgttaatgtttattcatttttgagagatggagggagacagagcatgagtgggggagtggcagagagagaggcagacacagaatccaaagcaggctctaggctccgagctgtcagcacagagcccgatgcagggcttgaactcacgaactgtgagatcatgacctgagctgaagtctgacacccaaccgactgagccacccaggcgcccctattcttactttctaatcttacaCCCTAATAAACttctgcctgctgctcattttatgtCCACCTTTTCATTCTTCGAAGGAGCGAGACAATGAATCCCAAGTATCATGGCAAAAATGATCCTGCAACAGTGGTAGACTTCTCTGACATGCTGTTTGCTGTTGTAGTTGATGAGAAGAGCCAACCCATGACTAATCACATGGGAAGGCAGACAACGTGGGTTTACGAGGTTGCCTCAAGGACACCTTAACATCCCAGTAATAAGCCACAATTTCTGACACGACATTAgactggtcatgatctcacagtccgtgggtttgagccccgcgtcggcgtTGGGTTCTgcgcggacagctcagagcctggagcctgcttcggattctgactctgcctctccctcacttgcagtctgcctctctctctctcaaaaataaatgcacattaaaagaaaaaaagaactgtgagGAATACATCGTTGTTTAATCCccggtctatggtatttttgtcatAGCAGCTGAGGCAGACTAAGACACTGGGATTCTAGACATTCTTATCCACTGGATAATGCCTCAagtaagtaaagaaaacaaacttaaaactgTATGTGTGGGAAAATcccattttgtttgtgtttttttgttagtAGGATcttttttattaaggaaaaacaaaacaaaacagttttccAACCACACGGAGGAGGGGTATGGGTAGGGGGAGGTGTCCGTccatccagccccagcccccagctcatGTGGGGTAATGGCCCCCCAAATAAAAACGGTGCCTGTGTATGGGAAGGAGAGGGGTGAAAAAGCAGTAGGGAGAGGTGGGGCAAGGAGACGGACAGACGAGGTCAGTACCGGGAACGCTGACGGGTGGGAGGCCATTTCGTAACATTTCTTGTCCATCGCACCACCCTGGACACCCTTGCCTCTCAGCTGGATGGGCGTCTTGGAAGTCACGGTGACAGTGATGTTGAAAGTGGAGTTGTGCAGGTGCTCCTGGTATGAAAACCCACGGTAAATCCCCTGTCCTGCAGCAGCGAGTCCAGATTAAAAGAACATTTCTGGCTCCCGGGTGTCAGCCTATTCACGGAAAAACCTGACTGGTCCTGGCCAACCGGGACACCAGTCTCAGCTGGCATGATGTTGACAGATGTTTGGTTTTCCCGGGACGGTGGCCCAGACCGAGGGCGACTCCTCATAGCCCACGATGGCCTTGTCCTGACTGGTGCCGCCTGCGGTGAGGTCATGGATGTGGGTGTTCACCCACCTTGGTGCTGCTGCTGGGGCCACCCGGGCGGGGCTCTCGCTGGGCTGGGGGGCTccggccggcggggggggggggcgggggaggcggagAGCTCGGGACTGCCCTACCCCTACAGACCGTCTCTGCTCATTGAGCCACAGCCCTCACACGGCCCCTGAAATCccatttttgtatataaaaagcCGCTCAGCAAggtagaattttgttttaattagtagAGAAACTACCATTTAAAATTAAGAGCCGTGGGGCACCCGGCGGGCTCAGTCGGAAGAACATGCAACTtgtgatctctgggttgtgagttcgagcccctctaCGTTTTGTGCAGGGActactaaaaacaataaatacgtaaacataaaaaacaaagggACAGCTGCATCTCTGTTAGTCGAGGTCTCCCACTACTCCTTTGTTCTGGAAGGGGGATTCCTTTCAATTAGGTGGAGTAAGGGAAGCAGGGGAAAGGTGGAGCTGGGGGTGGTCGAGGCTGCTCCTCTTGTCCTGTTCTTTGGTACAAGAGTTTGCTGGGAGAAGGTTTGCAAAGTTTCCCGAAGACTTCTGGAGGCTTCTGGGAAGTGTTCAATGTGATACTTTATACGTTGTGAAAGGATTCCCACCTTCCATCGCTTTTGTGTCAGTGTGAGAACACCTAAGTTCTCTCAGCAGATTTCAACTACATAATTCGGTAGTTTAAACTACAGGCATCGTGCCATCGGTAGATCCTCGGACCTTGTTCCTCTCGTAAGGGAAAGTTTGTGCCCTTTGCCAAGCTGCCCTTATTCCCcccccttcccagcctctggcaaccactattctactatGTTTCTATGAGTTTTGCTCTTTAATTCTTTTCCTGAGTCCACACATAAGTGATACAATGCAGTGTTTGTCCtcctctgtctggtttatttcacttagggtGATGCCTTCCGTGTTCactcatgttgttgcatatggcagggttaccttctttttatggctgaatatatatatataatataattaaatatattgtatattatcttatttaaatttttataagtataaaatatacatagaaaaagGTATTTATAAACATTATAGGCATCAAATACTAGacgcttaggttgtttccataccatGCTGCGATGACTATTGGGGTACAGATACCTCTTTGAGCTGATGATTTTGTTACTTTGCATACATGCCCAAAAGTAGGATTGCTggaaagtgaattactgggaccttatgaagataaaaagcttctgcacagcaaaggaaacaaccaacaaaactaaaaggcaaccaacggaatgggaaaagatatttgcaaatgacatatcggacaaagggctagtatctaaaatctataaagagctcaccaaactccacacccgaaaaacaaataacccagtgaagaaatgggcagaaaacatgaatagacacttctctaaagaagacatccagatggccaacaggcacatgaaaagatgttcagcgtcgctccttatcagggaaatacaaatcaaaaccacactcaggtatcacctcacgccagtcagagtggccaaaatgaaccaatcaggagactctagatgctggcgaggatgtggagaaacgggaaccctcttgcactgttggcgggaatgcaaattggtgcagccgctctggaaagcagtgtggaggttcctcagaaaattaaaaatagacctaccctatgacccagcaatagcactgctaggaatttatccaagggatacaggagtactgatgcataggggcacttgtaccccaatgttcatagcagcactctcaacaatagccaaattatggaaagagcctaaatgtccatcaactgatgaatggataaagaaattgtggtatatatacacaatggaatactacgtggcaatgagaaagagtgaaatatggccttttatagcaacgtggacggaactggagagtgttatgctaagtgaaataagccatacagagaaagacagataccatatggtttcactcttatgtggatcctgagaaacttaacaggaacccatgggggaggggaaggaaaaaaaaaaaaaagaggttagagtgggagagagccaaagcataagagactgttaaaaactgagaacaaactgagggttgatggggggtgggaggggggggaggatgggtgatgggtattgaggagggcaccttttgggatgagcactgggtgttgtatggaaaccaatttgtcaataaatttcatatatatataaaaaaaaaagtaggattgctggatcacagggtagttctatttctaacttctTGATGAAACTTCAtttggttttccagagtggctataccagtttataCCTCCAACAAATGTGCAAGggttgccttttctccacatccttgctagcatTTAGTATTTCTCGTCTTTTTGACAATAGCTGTTCTAACAGGTATGGGacgatatctcactgtagttttgatttgcatttccccgatgattagtgagcatctttacatgtacccattggccatttgtatgttttctttgggaaaatgtctattcaggtcttctgcctgttttttttgttttttttgtttttttgttttttttattgagttatctgttttgcttgtttgtttttgccattgagttgatgagttccttatatattttggatattagcccttatTGGAcatatggtttgtaaatattttctcccattccaaaggttgccttttagttttgttgatggtttcttattctgtgctttttagtttgatatagtctcacttctttatttttgcttctgttgccttTGCTCTTTGCCAAAAAATGATCACCAAGACCAACATCAAGGAGCTtatctcctatgttttcttctaagagttttatggtttccagtctttttttttttttttaacgtttatttatttttgagacagagagagacagagcataaacgggggagggtcagagagagagggagacacagaatctgaagcaggctccaggctctgagccgtcagcacagagcccgacgtagggctcaaacccacaaactgcgagatcatgacctgagccgaagtcggacgcccaaccgactgagccacccaggcgccccctatggTTTCCGGTCTtaaattcaagtctttaatccgttttgagttGATGTTTTTGTATAGTCTAAGATAgggatctagtttcattcttttgcaggtggaTATAtgagtttcccaacaccatttattgatgggactatcctttcctcattgtatattcttggctcctttgtcaaaaattagttgaccaaATGCAAACAGacttatttctgtgctctctattatgttccattgatctatgtatctggtATTTATGCCAATACTACACGGATTTGATtgctatagttttgtaatatagctttAAATCAGAAACAGTGAtgcctccaggggcgcctgggtggctcagttggttaagcaactgactcttgatttcagctcaggtcatgatctcatgggctgGAGATCAAGACCCTGTAACTGGGCACCGAGGTGGAGCTttctaaggattctctctctccctccctctatctcttaaaagaaaagaaaagaaaagaaaagaaaagaggggtgcctgggtggctcagtcggttgagcgtcgggcttcggctcaggtcatgatctcacagtttgtgggttcgagccccacatcgggctctgtgctgacagcttagagcctggagcctgctttgaattctgtgtctccctctctctctgctcctcccccactcatgctctgtctctctgtctccttcaaaaataaataaaaacatttaaaaaaaagaaaaagaaaagagagaaagaaagaaagaaagcctccagctttgttcattCTCCAGATTTTGggggctatttggagtcttttgtaatttcatatgaattttaggattattttttctatttctgtaaaaaatgccattggaattttgatagattgcattaaatctatagatggctCTGGGCATTATGGATATTTTAATGATACAACTCTTCTAATCTGTGAACACAGGCTAGCTTTACATTCTTGCATGTCTTCTTTACTGTCTTTCatcggtgttttatagttttttttttttttttaaatttttttttcaacgtttatttatttttgggacagagagaggcagagcatgaacgggggaggggcagagagagagggagacacagaatcggaaacaggctccaggctctgagccatcagcccagagcctgacgcggggctcgaactcacggaccgcgagatcgtgacctggctgaagtcggacgcttaaccgactgcgccacccaggcgccccatcatcggtgttttatagttttgagtgtGTAGctttttcatctccttggttaaatttattcctaagtattttattatttttgaaactattgtaaatgagattgctttcttaatttctctcgaATAGTTCCaatagtgtataggaatgcaattgatttttatacattttgtatcttgcaactttattAAATTGTCCacgtttcattcttttttaattttttaatgtttattcattttttgatagagagagacagagcgtgagtgggggtgggtgggcagagagagagggagacacagaatccaaagcaggctccaggctccgagctgtcagcacagagccccacggggggttccaactcacaaaccgtgagatcatgacctgagccgaagtcggatgcttaaccgactgagccacccaggcgcccctccatgtttCATTCTTAAAGCCAACTATAAGCAAGGCTAATCCTTTGGGTTCTCTTCCTGAGCCTAATGGAAGGACAGAAACATACAGTACATATGATGTACTATGTATACCTGTTAAATACATACGTAGTAGAAcctatagtatatatatatgtatatatatatatacacacgctatatatacatatatacactatatatatatatacactatatatatacacactatatatatatatatacactatatatatatatatacacactatgaGCACTTACAAGTCAATAAGAAATGAgtaacccaatagaaaaatggcaaAAGGCTAAAAACAAGCAGCtaacagaaacaacagaaataactcacacttagttcgagccccgcgtcaggcgtgggctgatggctcggagcctggagcctgtttccgattctgtgtctccctctctctctgcccctcccccgttcatgctctgtctctctgtcccaaaaataaataaacgttgaaaaaaaaattaaaaaaaagaaagaatgacaatGCCTTTCTCCTTAGTTTAACGGAACGGTCCTTATGAAATTCAATGCTCATTGTTATACTCTATTTCCTAATTCTTGTCCCCTATTTTTAGGCACCAATGTCTGTCAACAatgcttctttctctcctgtcGAAGCCGGTCTTCGTTCATTCTTTGAAACAGCCCACCCCTTCCAACGGATTGGACCGTATTCCCGGCAGTATATTCCTCAGAATTCGGAGCCTGTTCTGAACAGTACATTTCCCAAGAGTGAATCTCACCCTCGGGACTACTGACATTTTAGGCTGGGTCAGTTTTTGCTGTGGGGCCCAGTACTGTGTGTGTAGGTAGCATCACTGGCTTCTACTCTACCTTCCGGATGCCAGCAGCATCCCTCCCCTGTCATCCTCCGCCCCCTCGAGTTGTTAAAACCCAAAATGTCCCAGACACTGCTGAATGTTCTCTGGGGGACAGAATTACTTCTCCCTGAGAACTACTACACAAATGCCCTGGGGAGTAAGAGCAGTGAAGTCCTCTCATAGTCCGCGTGACCGTGGGGAACTTGGACTAGCCAGGCCCCACACAAACTACAAAGTGGGTGAAAGAACTCACTTCTGGGACTTGTGGATGAGTCACTTTGTTGTCTTAAAGGTGCTGGAGGTTACTGTTGaatcatcacctcccaaagacgaATATTAATTTTCATAGAGTACAGCCTGACATCAAAGTAGAGTATACTTTTCCATCTGCCCTATAATTTGCAAGGCCACGTCTCTCTTAATGAGGCATTACACATTATTACTTTTAATCGACCTACCTTGCTTCCAAATGTATCTTCTTCGGATCATTCCTGGGCAATattccttttaattcccttagATTTGGCCCAAAGAGTCGAAATTATTACTTGGAAATTTAAtcttgtaggttttttttttttttttttgatggtggtTGTTATTTGGCATATGGTACATATGTATTTGGTACATGAATTTTAGGTTGTCTGATACACagttattaaaaacttttaattgtagcctttatttttttttttttctggaaaatgtcaTCCTTTAGTATGATGAAGTGTCCTCCATCATGTTTAAGTCTTTTTGGCTTGCATCGTCTGACAGCAAGATAACCACCTTTGCATTCTTATTGTTTCATTTGTCTTGTGTATCTTTGTCTAGTCTTATTTATCCTTTCTGAATCACTTCGTTTAAGTGTATCGCCTCTAGGTGACTTTTGAGGCATCATAAACCATACcagaacttagtggcttaaatcAAGAGCCATTCAGCTCATAATTCTGTTGTTTGGTTGGCGTGCGTCGTCTGGGCTGGCTCAGCTAATCTCTGCCGGGCTTGCTCCTGTGTTTGAGGTCAGCAAGGGGGCTGGCCGGTGGCTGGATTCTCTGAGATAGCTTTGCTCACATGTCTAACAGCTAGCTGGTTGTCGGCTAGGCCTGGGAGAGTGACTGGGCCATGGGTCTTTCATAATCCAGCAGGCTAAACTGCACAGTCAGAAGTCACAGGGTTTCAAGTGCAGCACGAAGGGACCAGCCCTGATGACTGAAGGGTCACTTGCATTCCAACTGCTGATGCCCACTGGCCAAAGCAATTCACAGCAACAACCCAGACTTAAGGGCTGGAGGAAAAGACTCCACAGCTTGATGGGAAAGATTTTGCACACGGCAAAGTCACAGATGAAGGGAGGGTAAGAATTTGTGGCCAATTTTATCATCTATCATATCTAGGTTTTCCTTTGCGAGCCAACATAAAAGTCTTCTCCTTTCAATGGTTGATTTAAACCCAATTACATTTATGATTGTTATGTTCAATCTCAATTTTGTCACACTTTTCAGTGCTTTACTTGTTAAGTGTatcattatttttactgtttttccccatttggcctatttgttctttttaattttcttcctccttccttccttccttccctttctttccttttctttctttctttccttttctttcctttcttccttcctttttNNNNNNNNNNNNNNNNNNNNNNNNNNNNNNNNNNNNNNNNNNNNNNNNNNNNNNNNNNNNNNNNNNNNNNNNNNNNNNNNNNNNNNNNNNNNNNNNcaaaattgttttatttcttctgtgtagTCAAGTTATCACATGTTGTGATTGAAGACCACAGTCTGCTCACCCTGTACGACACCTTATCCttcttacttttttctccatagcacttattaCGGTCTCCTGTACTGTatttttacttatctattttgtcTCCCCCTCTACAAGTAAAGCTCTACAAGggctcaaaattttaaatgtttgtttactgcTGAATTTCTATGTCCTAGAACTGTGTTTGGTACATAGTAAACTCTTAGcgtatattttttgaatgaatgggtgaacaaATGGATGAGGGAAGGCTTTTTTGATGGTATATCAGCCTAGATAAGAAAAGCAGGAAATCGTGATAGGAAAAAGTgtccagagggggaaaaaaaaaacaaaaactggtggAGGCCCTGAGCCAGGAGAGAGCATAGACTAATGAATAGAACGTGTAGTGAATATTCTCAGATGAGGCTTGAGAGGTTGAATGATGGCTGGATAATGCCAGGCCTTGTCAAAAATTTTGGATGAAATTTTAAGTATGATAGGAATGAGTTAAAGCGTTTCAACATTTAATAAttcagagttcattttttttttcagactacGAGAATGTTTTAGGTACAAGAATATTCTACATCACCACGGTACAGCTTTCAAAATTGGGAAGTTAGCATTGATTGAATATTACCGTGTAACCCataaaatgcattcaaatttTGCTAAGTGTCCCAATGATATTTTTACAGGCTCAGGATCTCATCCAGGATCTTTGGCATTTAATTGGTTCTTTAGTCTGTTTACGTCTGGAACAGTTCCTCAGTTTCTCCTTGTTTTTCACAACCTTGACATCTTTAAAGAGTATAAGCTACTtactttgtagaatgtcccttGGTAAGGGTTCgtcttattttttcttaggaTTTATGCATTTTTGGGCAGCAGTACCACCGAAGCgcagctgggttttgtttttggttttgtgcaTGTCAGGAAGAACTTGATGTTGTTTGGTCCCCTGTGTTTAACTTTCATGATTTGATCAAGATGATGTCTGCCGGGTTTCTTGACCTTACAGTTGATGAGTATGTTGAACAAATTAGTAAGTACTTTGTGGGGAGAATCTTTGTAATACCCTGTTTCCATCAGACTTTCTTGTGTTAGCATCCATTGATATATCTTAACTGAAACAGATACTCTGAAAGGTGCCGTGGTGATTTTTCCAACTCTGTTATAGCTTCTAGTGTTACGAGCTGCCCTTGTGCAGTAGGGTAGTGCTTTCCctgttcatctatttattttatttgcttcaaattggtgttcttatttttctcagtggGTTAcgatttgtttatttcatttaatttcttctggACTTGGCTAGCAGGAGCCCCTTAAAGCTAGTTCTTACGTCTTTTGGACACGGCCTCATTTTTTGAGTACTTCCTTGACTATCTGACATAGCAAGATGTTTTAGGTTTGATTCTTGAATTTTCTCCATCTCCGCCATGGAATCTGTCATTTCTTGAAGGAGTGTTGGCTCCTAAAGCAGAGAATTATTCATCTGGGCTCTAGATGTGCTTATGCCACCAAGGTGTTATTACTTCTAGGCCCTCTGAGCATATATGTTTAGGaaatacactcacacacacatttatacctgtttttgtatttctccactgtatgtacatgtgtgtgtatgtgtgtgtatttttgttgttgtttatttttgagaaagagagagacagagagggaaagtgtgtgGGAGCCagcagggtaggggtagagaggcagagacagagggagacacaggacccgaagcaggctctgcactgacagtggggcaCTGatagcggggctcgaacccatgaaccgtgagatcatgacctgagccgaagtcagacgtccagccaactgagccactcaggcacccttggATTTCTCCACCATATTAGAAAATCACACTGATACCTCCAACTCCAAGCAAAAACTGCAGAATTTATTCTagccatttctctttctgtaactcTTTTCTCTGACAGTTAGAAATTAGTGTCCATTATCTTCATTGTATTTACTTAATTGCTCAGATCTTGTTGTTTGTAACCAAACCTGTGGCCATGTCATCCAAAAACTTGGTCTCACACATGTTGCCCCTTCCCCTGAAAGATTGGCCTCAGAAACAGTCATTGGAATGATAGCCCtgaagaaggtggggaggggaggggaggtaataagagaaggaggaagggttAGAGAGGGCAGTTGGAAGGCTTTGCCTTGGATATCCCCAATCTCTCATGTTAGCTCAAAGGTCAGCCTGATGAGGGAGAAGATTGCTTCTTGTTTGATGATTGTTCTGGCTGCTGGGTGGAGAGTAGACTGAGAAGAATGACAAATGACTCAAGGAGACTTTGTGATTAGTCTACTTTAAAGGGAGggtagaagtttttttttttttttttttaatctaattccaatttagttaacattcagtgttatattagtttcaagtgtacaatatagtgattcagcatttttgtacattactcagtttctctcaatggggaaaaactgagaacttttcccctaaggtcaggaacacagcAAGGATGGcgactctcaccacttttattcaacatagtactggaagtcctagccacagcagtcagacaacaaaaagatatagaagcatccatattggtaaggaagaagtaaaacttttaactATTTGCGGGTGACATGATACCATGTATAGAAAACCTGAAGGACTCCATCAAacaactgctagaactgatcaaCGAGTCcaataaagttgcagaatacaaaatcagcatacagaaatctgttgcgttcctatacaccagtaatgaagcagcagaaagagaaattaagaaagcaatcccatttacaattgcaccaaaaataataagatacctaggaataaacctaaccaaagaggtgaaagacctgtactctgaaaagtataaaacactgatgaaagaaactaaagatgacacaaatggagacattccatgttcatggattagaagagtaaatattgttaaagtatctatactacccaaagcaatctacacatttaatgcaattcttatcaaaataccagcagcattttttatagaactggaacaaataatcctaaaatttgtatggaaccagaataGACCcgaaaaagccaaagcaatcttgaaaaagaaaagcaaagctagaagTATTAcaattcaagttatattacaaaactgtagtgatcaaaacagtatggtactggcataaaaatagacacatagatgaatagaacagaatagaaaacccagaaatgaacatGCAGTTACATATGACCAATTAATCTTtggcaaaacagaaaagaataacgggaaaaagtctcttcaacaaatggcgttgggaaaactggaccactttcttatacacaaaaataaactcaaaatggattaaggacctaaatgtggacctgaaactataaaaatcctaggagagaacacaagctgtaacttctctgacattggccatggcAGCTTTtgtctagataggtctcctgagccaagggaaaccaaagcaaggataaactattgggaccacctTAAATAAAAAGGTTCCACACAGTGAAGGa
Coding sequences within:
- the LOC115523825 gene encoding LOW QUALITY PROTEIN: profilin-1-like (The sequence of the model RefSeq protein was modified relative to this genomic sequence to represent the inferred CDS: inserted 1 base in 1 codon; deleted 1 base in 1 codon), yielding MCETKFLDDMATGQSRALRLPRPPPPPAGAPQPSESPARVAPAAAPRWVNTHIHDLTAGGTSQDKAIVGYEESPSVWATVPGKPTSVNIMPAETGVPVGQDQSGFSVNRLTPGSQKCSFNLDSLLQDRGFTVGFHTRSTCTTPXFNITVTVTSKTPIQLRGKGVQGGAMDKKCYEMASHPSAFPVLTSSVRLLAPPLPTAFSPLSFPYTGTVFIWGAITPHELGAGAGWTDTSPYPYPSSVW